A genomic window from Streptomyces mirabilis includes:
- a CDS encoding molybdopterin-dependent oxidoreductase, whose amino-acid sequence MSDDEHVTGDGALPHASGASSQPPGGFRSNLTRGDDVVDVATWAGSIPASSGVAPRVRLGSRWFNLLWLLPIGFVGLLGCVAAAKGLRGMPSVQRFIAEYPGIDPRADRDGAYLGVPSWARWSHFFNLFFMLFTLRSGLQILADHPRLYWTRHSTPGREWFRMQEPVSADPLWTAKQDSIGLPRGVGLPGIRHSIGLARWWHLGVNTLWLLNGLVFYVMLFATPQWKRLVPTSWSVLPNAASAAIQYLSLNWPRENGWVAYNGLQLLAYFVTVFVAAPLALITGLGMSPALSTRFKRLSRVLSIQTARSVHFLVFTWFVLFIVIHVSLVFTTGLLTNLNHIDSGRNDSSWLGLWIFLGWMAVVVAAWVAATPLTLRHPRVVQRVGYALIGPAQRLFEHVDVSPGEYTEKDISPYFWHNGRYPDSAEYKALQSGGFADYRLRIGGLVAHPVELSLDDLRKRSAHEQITQHFCIQGWSGVAKWGGVSMATILDLVHPDPQAKWVVFYSLGEGSDGGTYYDAHPIEHMRSKLAMLAYDMNDQPLPFGHGAPLRLRNELELGFKQVKWIKEIEFVADFSDIGSGFGGYNQDHEFFGYRQSL is encoded by the coding sequence ATGTCCGATGACGAGCACGTGACGGGTGACGGTGCGCTGCCGCACGCGTCGGGTGCCTCCTCCCAGCCCCCCGGAGGTTTCCGCTCGAACCTGACGCGAGGTGACGACGTCGTCGACGTGGCGACCTGGGCGGGCTCCATTCCGGCTTCCAGCGGGGTCGCTCCGCGGGTGCGCTTGGGCAGCAGGTGGTTCAACCTGCTGTGGCTGCTGCCGATCGGCTTCGTGGGTTTGCTGGGGTGCGTCGCCGCGGCGAAGGGACTGCGGGGCATGCCGTCGGTGCAGCGGTTCATCGCCGAGTATCCCGGCATCGACCCGCGCGCGGATCGCGACGGCGCCTACCTGGGCGTTCCGTCATGGGCACGATGGTCGCACTTTTTCAACCTGTTCTTCATGCTGTTCACCCTGCGGTCGGGCCTGCAGATCCTGGCCGATCATCCGCGCCTGTACTGGACCCGGCACAGCACCCCGGGGCGGGAATGGTTCCGGATGCAAGAGCCCGTCTCCGCCGACCCGCTGTGGACCGCGAAGCAGGACTCGATCGGCCTGCCCCGCGGGGTCGGCCTCCCCGGGATCCGGCACTCGATCGGTCTGGCCCGGTGGTGGCACCTGGGGGTGAACACGCTGTGGCTGCTCAACGGTCTCGTCTTCTACGTGATGCTGTTCGCCACCCCCCAGTGGAAACGCCTGGTCCCCACCAGCTGGAGCGTCTTGCCCAACGCCGCTTCTGCGGCCATCCAGTACTTGTCGCTCAACTGGCCGCGGGAGAACGGCTGGGTGGCGTACAACGGGCTCCAACTGCTCGCCTACTTCGTCACGGTCTTCGTCGCGGCTCCCCTTGCGTTGATCACCGGGCTGGGTATGTCACCGGCGCTGTCCACCCGCTTCAAGCGGCTCAGCCGGGTGCTGAGCATCCAGACCGCCCGGTCTGTGCACTTCCTGGTCTTCACCTGGTTCGTGCTGTTCATCGTGATCCACGTGAGCCTGGTCTTCACCACCGGCCTGCTCACCAACCTCAACCACATCGACAGCGGCCGCAACGACAGCAGCTGGCTCGGATTGTGGATCTTCCTCGGCTGGATGGCGGTGGTCGTCGCCGCCTGGGTCGCGGCCACACCGCTGACCCTGCGTCACCCCCGGGTCGTGCAGCGCGTCGGATACGCCCTCATCGGCCCCGCTCAGCGCCTGTTCGAACACGTCGATGTCTCCCCCGGCGAGTACACCGAGAAAGACATCTCCCCCTACTTCTGGCACAACGGCCGCTACCCCGACTCTGCCGAGTACAAGGCCCTGCAGTCCGGCGGTTTCGCCGACTACCGGCTGCGCATCGGCGGCCTGGTCGCCCACCCGGTCGAGCTGTCCCTCGACGACCTGAGGAAACGGTCCGCGCACGAGCAGATCACCCAGCACTTCTGCATCCAGGGCTGGTCCGGTGTCGCGAAATGGGGTGGCGTGTCCATGGCCACGATCCTCGACCTGGTCCACCCCGACCCGCAGGCCAAATGGGTGGTGTTCTACTCCCTGGGAGAAGGCTCCGACGGCGGTACCTATTACGACGCCCACCCCATCGAACACATGCGCAGCAAGCTCGCCATGCTCGCCTACGACATGAACGACCAACCGCTGCCATTCGGCCACGGCGCGCCGCTACGGTTGCGCAACGAGCTCGAACTCGGCTTCAAACAGGTCAAATGGATCAAGGAGATCGAGTTCGTCGCCGACTTCTCCGACATCGGCAGCGGCTTTGGCGGATACAACCAGGACCACGAATTCTTCGGCTACCGGCAGTCCCTGTAA
- a CDS encoding intradiol ring-cleavage dioxygenase, translating to MTDIPHHNTAEPQRGLEPSDVPAGATRRSVIATLGGATLGVAALGLAATQATAATEHQAAARPAAACVLTPEQTEGPYYLDLETVRKDITEGKAGVALTLRVTVVDAATCAPLPQAAVDIWHCDALGVYSGYVAGGSTPDTTFLRGVQLTDPAGVAEFTTVYPGWYVGRALHIHVKTHVGGSVSNGTYHGGHVSHTGQLYFPEAYNTRIAALSPYRNNTVTRTLNARDGIYRNGGSSTLLTLSQAGSDLGKGVTGTVVLGIDPATTP from the coding sequence ATGACTGACATCCCCCACCACAACACCGCAGAACCGCAGCGCGGCCTCGAGCCGTCGGACGTTCCCGCAGGTGCCACCCGCAGGTCCGTCATAGCCACCCTGGGCGGCGCCACCCTCGGGGTGGCCGCGCTGGGTCTCGCCGCCACGCAGGCGACCGCCGCCACGGAGCACCAGGCCGCGGCCCGGCCGGCTGCCGCCTGTGTCCTCACGCCCGAGCAGACCGAGGGGCCGTACTACCTGGACCTGGAGACGGTCCGCAAGGACATCACGGAGGGGAAGGCGGGTGTTGCGCTGACTCTCCGCGTGACGGTGGTCGACGCAGCGACCTGCGCCCCGCTGCCCCAGGCGGCGGTCGACATCTGGCACTGCGACGCCCTCGGTGTCTACTCCGGCTATGTCGCTGGTGGTTCCACCCCGGACACCACCTTCCTGCGCGGCGTGCAGCTGACCGACCCCGCCGGTGTTGCGGAGTTCACCACCGTCTATCCCGGCTGGTACGTCGGCCGGGCCCTCCACATCCACGTCAAGACGCATGTGGGAGGCAGCGTGTCCAACGGGACGTACCACGGCGGCCACGTGTCCCATACGGGCCAGCTCTACTTCCCGGAGGCGTACAACACCAGGATCGCCGCCCTGTCCCCGTACCGGAACAACACGGTCACCCGCACCCTCAACGCGCGGGACGGCATCTACCGGAACGGGGGATCCTCGACCCTGCTGACCCTCTCCCAGGCAGGCAGCGATCTCGGCAAGGGAGTGACCGGAACCGTCGTACTCGGCATCGACCCCGCCACCACCCCCTGA
- a CDS encoding helix-turn-helix domain-containing protein: MESATEPGRREQNKRRTHEALIHAAARLFQDNGYEATTVRDIAAAAGVGERTFFRYFPSKESLILQHVRDFIPLLEEAIRARPQGETPLAALRNAVLELAGRDDWAAGILLAGPQPLSTAPSGRGERFLLFDLEEAVASAFLDRMTLDGADPAAPESVLRASVLARAGVGVLRALRLTYARLPEATRDEIGVLDFAHAAFATLTDAEGGTS; this comes from the coding sequence GTGGAGAGCGCGACAGAACCGGGACGCAGGGAACAGAACAAGCGGCGCACGCATGAGGCGCTGATCCACGCGGCGGCGCGGCTGTTCCAGGACAACGGCTACGAGGCGACGACCGTGCGGGACATCGCCGCCGCCGCGGGCGTCGGGGAGCGGACCTTCTTCCGCTACTTCCCCTCCAAGGAGAGCCTGATCCTGCAGCACGTCCGGGACTTCATCCCGCTGCTGGAGGAGGCGATCCGGGCCCGCCCACAGGGTGAAACTCCCCTTGCGGCCCTGCGCAACGCCGTCCTGGAGCTCGCCGGTCGCGACGACTGGGCCGCCGGGATCCTCCTCGCCGGACCGCAGCCCCTGTCGACCGCTCCGTCCGGGCGCGGCGAACGCTTCCTCCTGTTCGACCTGGAGGAAGCCGTCGCATCGGCGTTCCTGGACCGCATGACGCTGGACGGTGCCGACCCGGCCGCGCCGGAAAGCGTGCTGCGGGCGTCCGTTCTGGCCCGCGCGGGAGTGGGCGTACTGCGTGCCCTGCGACTCACCTACGCCCGCCTGCCGGAGGCGACGCGCGACGAGATCGGCGTCCTCGACTTCGCCCACGCGGCCTTCGCGACGCTGACGGATGCGGAGGGGGGCACCTCGTAG
- a CDS encoding transposase — MAERRKTIRTIGAHVGGAAMEHSLHHLSSSSTWDWMPVRRALAGHLQQVSVPHVGVVRPMPIPKVGDRSVGVHEGLDPGTDQTFHGQRGFGLWHVSDTLDVPVNRRLFLPSSGCGTVRGASGRDDGSGRAGDLGAVRRRHGPGARGRLAVGSAGSPAARRASWAVAVRVDTAGRRIPHPEVRPAGRLWQRGHGGRPCEGRPGTGVCPREGGRPLPRLCEEGADSRRRKSRA, encoded by the coding sequence TTGGCCGAGAGACGCAAGACGATCCGCACCATCGGTGCCCACGTCGGCGGGGCGGCCATGGAGCACAGCCTGCACCACTTGTCCAGCAGCTCCACCTGGGACTGGATGCCGGTGCGGCGGGCCTTGGCCGGACACCTTCAGCAGGTCAGCGTCCCGCACGTGGGGGTGGTGCGGCCGATGCCGATACCGAAGGTCGGCGATCGGTCCGTGGGCGTCCACGAGGGTCTGGACCCGGGCACGGACCAGACGTTCCACGGTCAGCGCGGCTTCGGTCTCTGGCACGTGTCCGACACTCTGGATGTGCCGGTCAACCGGCGGCTGTTCCTGCCGAGCAGTGGCTGCGGGACCGTACGAGGCGCGTCAGGCCGAGATGACGGAAGCGGTCGCGCAGGAGACCTGGGAGCAGTGCGCCGCCGCCACGGTCCTGGAGCCCGTGGCCGACTGGCGGTTGGCTCGGCCGGTTCCCCCGCCGCCCGCCGTGCCTCGTGGGCGGTCGCCGTACGGGTCGACACCGCGGGCAGGCGGATTCCGCACCCTGAAGTCCGTCCTGCGGGACGCCTATGGCAAAGGGGCCATGGCGGACGACCCTGTGAAGGGCGTCCAGGAACCGGGGTATGTCCGCGAGAAGGTGGTCGTCCCCTCCCTCGCCTATGTGAAGAAGGCGCTGACAGTCGCCGGCGAAAATCTCGCGCTTGA
- a CDS encoding cupin domain-containing protein, translating to MQRASLEVLARQQLELAAAAGAGHSANTVYGGRERVLRQTVIGMTEGASLAEHENPGEATVQVLHGRVRLSAGELSWEGRTGDLLIVPDSRHSLEALEDSAVLLTVAKLS from the coding sequence GTGCAGAGAGCCTCCCTGGAAGTGCTGGCCCGTCAACAGCTGGAGTTGGCAGCCGCCGCGGGTGCTGGTCACAGTGCGAACACCGTCTATGGCGGCCGCGAGAGGGTTCTGCGTCAGACAGTCATCGGCATGACCGAAGGCGCCAGTCTCGCCGAGCACGAGAACCCGGGCGAGGCGACGGTGCAGGTCTTGCACGGGCGCGTGCGACTGTCGGCAGGTGAGCTGTCATGGGAGGGCCGCACGGGGGACCTGCTCATCGTCCCTGACTCCCGCCACAGCCTCGAGGCGCTCGAGGACTCCGCCGTCCTGCTGACGGTAGCCAAGCTGTCCTGA
- a CDS encoding ATP-binding protein, with the protein MSALRTLLRSSRLLTLTGAGGVGKTRLALEFAKGLPKRFARVDLVELASLQDSTLVTQSVAAALGVGERAGRTGVDVLVRAIGDASRVLILDNCEHLAEPCARLAAILLGRCPRLRILATSREALRVPGETVFRVGELYLPPADAGDDVTALMQSDAVRLFVDRAASNSPGFTLHRGNGHLVAEICRRLDGLALAVELAARHVGALALSDILAGLDDQFSQLDLLTGGSRTGPARHSGFAAAVDWSHRLLDPAEQAVFRRLSVLVGGFDATAAQAVCAGDGIGRRQVFRILCALEAKSLVVRLPGETAPTRFRQSSAIRVCALDRLRASGELHATLRRALAWLTELAGRSRGEVFADQAGSPLAAERDTLVSVLACGAGHGDAVLVRLTLELARVHYQQEQPSAARALLTGLLRGAGGRALGGQVPALAARVACQQADLDEALRLGEQAVQSERMRRDAAGLANALDARAAARLCRGEFAEAVADLRECLEVVASPSRPQDTAWCTHHLAWALLQAGGELEADELMSRCLPVLRQQAPWPRTAAALHTAGAVRLALGRLRSAETLFAEVLRIAPGASFHALYPVEGLALVAAESGDMQRALRLYEASVRARRRLDTEPEAPWWHRMEQAAARARTRLSAAAQDAAVAGARGLRGERLVAYALGAGSGEDRTRRDVRATDERLRLTVRESTVAELVAEGLTNRQIADRLGLSIHTVATHLDKVRDKLGLRSRTQIALWAAARTEGGCAARR; encoded by the coding sequence TTGTCGGCCCTGCGTACCCTCCTGAGGAGCTCGCGCCTCCTCACGCTGACCGGTGCGGGCGGTGTGGGCAAGACCCGGCTGGCGCTGGAGTTCGCCAAGGGATTACCGAAGCGCTTCGCACGAGTCGACCTCGTGGAACTCGCCTCACTCCAAGACAGCACGCTGGTGACGCAGTCCGTGGCCGCCGCGCTGGGGGTGGGCGAACGAGCGGGCCGGACCGGCGTCGACGTGCTGGTCCGGGCGATCGGTGACGCCTCCCGGGTGCTGATTCTGGACAACTGCGAGCATCTGGCCGAGCCGTGCGCCCGGCTGGCGGCGATCCTGCTGGGCCGCTGCCCCCGTCTGCGGATCCTGGCCACCAGCCGGGAGGCCCTGAGGGTGCCCGGAGAGACCGTGTTCCGGGTCGGCGAGCTGTACCTGCCGCCGGCTGACGCCGGAGACGATGTGACGGCCCTCATGCAGTCCGATGCCGTACGGCTCTTCGTCGACCGCGCCGCGAGCAACTCCCCGGGGTTCACGCTCCATCGCGGCAACGGCCACCTGGTGGCCGAGATCTGCCGGCGTCTGGACGGCCTGGCGCTCGCCGTCGAACTCGCCGCCCGCCACGTCGGTGCGCTCGCGCTGAGCGACATCCTGGCAGGGCTGGACGACCAGTTCTCCCAGCTGGACCTTCTGACCGGGGGAAGCAGAACCGGACCCGCACGCCACAGCGGGTTCGCCGCGGCGGTCGACTGGAGCCATCGGCTGCTGGATCCGGCCGAGCAGGCGGTCTTCCGGCGCCTTTCGGTCCTGGTCGGCGGGTTCGACGCGACCGCTGCGCAAGCAGTCTGCGCCGGTGACGGCATAGGCCGGCGGCAGGTCTTCCGCATCCTGTGCGCCCTGGAAGCGAAGTCGCTCGTCGTACGTCTGCCGGGAGAGACGGCGCCCACACGTTTCAGGCAGTCGAGTGCCATCCGTGTCTGCGCCCTGGACCGTCTGCGTGCATCCGGCGAGCTGCACGCCACCCTGCGCCGGGCGCTCGCGTGGCTGACCGAGTTGGCCGGGCGGAGCCGCGGGGAGGTGTTCGCCGACCAGGCCGGCAGCCCGCTCGCGGCGGAACGGGACACTCTCGTCTCGGTACTGGCCTGCGGCGCCGGCCACGGCGATGCCGTACTGGTGCGGCTGACACTGGAACTGGCGCGTGTGCACTACCAGCAGGAGCAGCCGTCGGCCGCCCGTGCGCTGCTCACCGGACTACTGCGGGGAGCGGGGGGCCGGGCGCTGGGTGGGCAGGTGCCGGCGCTCGCCGCACGTGTGGCCTGCCAGCAGGCCGATCTGGACGAGGCACTGCGCCTGGGGGAGCAGGCGGTGCAGAGCGAGCGGATGCGTCGTGACGCCGCCGGACTGGCCAATGCCCTGGACGCCCGGGCGGCGGCGCGACTGTGCCGGGGTGAGTTCGCCGAGGCCGTCGCGGATCTGAGGGAGTGCCTGGAGGTCGTCGCTTCCCCCAGCAGGCCACAGGACACTGCTTGGTGCACCCATCACCTGGCCTGGGCGCTGCTTCAGGCCGGCGGGGAGCTGGAGGCCGACGAACTGATGTCACGGTGTCTACCCGTGCTGAGGCAGCAAGCGCCATGGCCTCGGACCGCGGCCGCGCTGCACACCGCGGGGGCCGTACGGCTGGCCTTGGGGCGTCTGCGCAGCGCGGAGACCTTGTTCGCCGAGGTGCTGCGGATCGCTCCAGGGGCCAGTTTCCACGCCCTGTACCCCGTGGAGGGCCTGGCCCTCGTGGCCGCGGAGAGCGGCGACATGCAGCGTGCGCTGCGGCTGTACGAGGCGAGCGTGCGGGCGCGGCGCCGCCTGGACACGGAGCCCGAGGCTCCCTGGTGGCACAGGATGGAACAGGCGGCGGCGCGTGCCCGGACACGGCTGTCGGCAGCGGCGCAGGACGCTGCCGTCGCCGGTGCCCGTGGGCTGCGCGGAGAGCGGCTGGTCGCGTACGCGCTCGGCGCAGGGAGTGGCGAGGACCGAACGAGGCGCGATGTCCGCGCCACCGACGAGCGGCTCCGGCTCACCGTAAGGGAGTCCACGGTGGCCGAACTGGTCGCCGAAGGGCTGACCAACCGGCAGATCGCGGACCGGCTCGGCCTTTCGATCCACACGGTCGCCACGCACCTGGACAAGGTCCGCGACAAGCTGGGCCTGCGCTCTCGCACCCAGATCGCACTGTGGGCAGCCGCACGGACCGAGGGTGGGTGCGCAGCCCGGCGGTGA
- a CDS encoding MMPL family transporter: MPAFLHRLGRLAFRRRRRMLALWLALVAAAVVCMTAFGGTGKLDNTFSIPGSESQRALDRMKTDFPTFSGTSAQIVFTATDGQKVTDPADSARIRAALDAAASAPQVATVVSPFDAHTVSTDGTTAVAQVRYEVPQSALEPNALDELTSAVAGANQQGMRVDIGGSAFGNAPSESHRSDIIGVGVALVILTLTFGSLLTAGIPVVTALFGVATAIFGALSLTGTVSISSTAQSLALMIGLAVGIDYALFIVSRHRFHLAHGMEPEESAALAVGTAGSAVVFAGLTVVIAMTGLTVVGIPYLTAMGLAAAGAVLIAVLVATTLLPAILGFAGTRLTPGPGSRAMCREQAVGGAGEDAVGATGDSLASATGENVLSGTGDNVAGGTGESVAGGTGEHVVSRAGEHVAGAAANAAERWFRLVTRRPLLTLVAVVASLGALAWPAHDMRLALPDNGTAPESSSQRIAFDRVGEKLGPGFNGPLLVLADTSHSSDPTTAAQRVAATIGALPDVATVGKPVANPATHTALIQVIPDSAPSDPATKTLVNSIRDDRAAILRDTGATVQVTGSTAVSVDVAGKLNSALIPFAAVVIGLSLLLLLLVFRSLVVPLKAAAGFLLSIAATLGAVVGVFQLGHLGSLIGVDTTGPVSSFLPIILLAVLFGLAMDYEVFLVSRMRESYLHTGNPLGAVHSGARHSGRVVTAAALIMTSVFAAFLTSDSTMLKQIAFALAAGVLLDAFVIRMTFVPAVLALTRHAAWWLPTWLERRLPDLDIEGDRLSPAHVVPESVALTPSTAD, encoded by the coding sequence ATGCCCGCCTTCCTTCACCGCCTCGGGCGCCTCGCCTTCCGCCGCCGACGACGCATGCTGGCCCTGTGGCTGGCGCTGGTCGCGGCCGCCGTGGTCTGCATGACGGCCTTCGGCGGCACCGGCAAGCTCGACAACACCTTCTCGATCCCCGGCTCCGAGTCCCAGCGGGCCCTGGACCGGATGAAGACCGACTTCCCCACCTTCTCCGGCACGAGCGCGCAGATCGTGTTCACCGCGACGGACGGCCAGAAGGTGACCGACCCGGCCGACAGCGCCCGTATCCGGGCCGCCCTGGACGCGGCCGCGTCCGCGCCCCAAGTCGCCACGGTGGTGAGCCCGTTCGACGCTCACACCGTCTCCACCGACGGCACCACCGCCGTCGCGCAGGTGCGCTACGAGGTCCCGCAGAGCGCGTTGGAGCCGAACGCGCTGGACGAACTCACGTCCGCCGTGGCCGGAGCGAACCAGCAGGGCATGCGGGTCGACATCGGCGGCTCCGCGTTCGGCAACGCCCCGTCGGAGTCCCACCGAAGCGACATCATCGGCGTCGGCGTCGCCCTGGTCATCCTCACTCTGACCTTCGGCTCCCTGCTGACCGCCGGAATCCCCGTCGTCACGGCGCTCTTCGGTGTCGCCACGGCCATCTTCGGTGCGCTGTCGCTCACCGGGACCGTCTCGATCTCCTCGACCGCGCAGAGCCTGGCGCTGATGATCGGGCTCGCGGTCGGCATCGACTACGCCCTGTTCATCGTCAGCCGTCACCGGTTCCACCTCGCCCACGGCATGGAGCCGGAGGAGTCGGCCGCGCTGGCGGTGGGCACGGCGGGCAGCGCCGTGGTGTTCGCCGGACTCACCGTGGTCATCGCGATGACCGGCCTCACCGTGGTCGGCATCCCCTATCTGACGGCCATGGGACTGGCCGCCGCCGGCGCGGTGCTGATCGCCGTACTGGTCGCGACCACCCTGCTGCCCGCGATCCTCGGCTTCGCCGGTACCCGCCTGACGCCCGGGCCGGGCTCCCGCGCGATGTGCCGTGAGCAGGCCGTCGGCGGTGCGGGCGAGGACGCCGTCGGCGCCACCGGCGACAGCCTCGCGAGCGCCACCGGGGAGAACGTCCTGAGCGGTACCGGCGACAACGTCGCCGGCGGTACCGGGGAGAGCGTCGCCGGCGGTACCGGCGAACACGTCGTGAGCCGTGCCGGCGAACACGTCGCGGGCGCGGCCGCCAACGCCGCCGAGCGCTGGTTCCGGCTCGTCACCCGCCGCCCCCTGCTGACCCTGGTCGCGGTGGTGGCCTCCCTCGGCGCGCTCGCCTGGCCCGCCCACGACATGCGCCTCGCCCTGCCCGACAACGGCACCGCGCCCGAATCCTCCTCTCAGCGCATCGCCTTCGACAGAGTCGGCGAGAAGCTCGGGCCCGGGTTCAACGGCCCGCTCCTCGTGCTGGCCGACACCAGCCACAGCTCCGACCCCACCACGGCCGCCCAGCGGGTCGCCGCCACCATCGGCGCGCTGCCCGACGTGGCCACCGTCGGCAAACCCGTGGCCAACCCGGCCACCCACACCGCGCTCATCCAGGTGATACCGGACAGTGCCCCCAGCGACCCGGCCACCAAGACGCTGGTCAACTCCATCCGCGACGACCGGGCCGCGATCCTGCGGGACACCGGCGCCACCGTCCAGGTCACCGGCAGCACCGCCGTGAGCGTCGACGTCGCCGGGAAGCTCAACTCGGCGCTGATCCCCTTCGCCGCCGTCGTGATCGGGCTTTCGCTGCTCCTGCTGCTCCTGGTCTTCCGCTCGCTGGTGGTGCCTCTCAAGGCTGCGGCGGGCTTTCTTCTCTCGATCGCGGCGACCCTCGGCGCCGTGGTCGGCGTCTTCCAACTGGGCCACCTCGGCAGCCTGATCGGTGTGGACACCACCGGACCGGTCAGCAGCTTCCTGCCGATCATCCTGCTGGCCGTGCTGTTCGGCCTCGCGATGGACTACGAGGTCTTCCTCGTCTCGAGGATGCGGGAGTCCTACCTCCACACCGGGAATCCGCTGGGCGCCGTGCACAGCGGCGCGCGGCACAGCGGGCGGGTCGTGACGGCCGCGGCCCTCATCATGACCTCGGTCTTCGCCGCCTTCCTCACCTCCGACAGCACGATGCTCAAACAGATCGCCTTCGCACTCGCCGCCGGTGTCCTGCTCGACGCGTTCGTCATCCGGATGACCTTCGTCCCGGCCGTCCTGGCACTGACCCGGCACGCCGCCTGGTGGCTGCCGACGTGGCTGGAGCGGCGCCTGCCCGACCTCGACATCGAGGGCGACCGGCTCAGCCCCGCCCACGTCGTACCAGAGTCCGTGGCCCTCACCCCGTCGACGGCCGACTGA